CTCTAGGTACTTCTACCATGAGGAACATTCGGATTATCATCTACCTTATTGAATAGTGGTCCAAATAGTACATAACATCAAAGGTATACTCCGAATAGCGACTTCAAATTCATACAATAGGGTGTCTTAGCGGAACTAGCAATATAGTAATCCTATATCGATCATATTGCTGGTCTGTGATCTGCAATCCCCTCGAAAGACTAGTACTTCTCACAAGCACAGTAAAGCATACCAAATAACCCCAAACCGCTTAGTACTGAGATCATATACCCCCAACATCCAGCATCAACCCATCCCAGCCTGCATATCCTTATCCAAGACTCGCCTCACAAATACCTCCAAACCGCTCCCCTCACCGCCAAACCCGGCAGAACCTAGCGAACCTCGATCAAAAAATTGCGGATATAAGCGGGTATAAGCGGATATAGGATTTATACAGGCCCGAAAAACCGAGTCAGCGTTCTGTTGCTTTTTGACCGCCTTTGGTCTCGGGGTGGCAGAATTATCATATGGATTAAGTGGGTTTACGGAGTAGGTTCTTGGGTATGTACTTACAGTTTTCCTATGATTCCTCATACGTACTACATAATTGCTCGTCTATACTGCCTGCTAGGGTAGTAGGAGCTATTCTAGCCTGTTATTTACATAGCAATTCCTCATGCAAAGTGTTATATCCCGTCAGCGACACCACCGCGGGAGAGACGGCTAAGCCTAGGCCATGACATGACATCACGGCCGGGGATGGCTTCGCCTTTAGCTTCACGACGGATCCAAATGCGATCCACTCTGGGTCCCCACCCCTGTTACTGCcatcatgatgatgcaaTTGCTCATGTTGTTGTTCAATTCAAGCTGATTCTTGAATCTCGATGGAGTTTATAAACACTTTAAAAGGTCCATTGAGTCGTTTGTGTTCTGTGATAAGCTTTTGCCAAGGCTGTCTGATCTGATATTGAAAACTATCGGtcttgattttgattttgaGTTGAATTGAATTTGTTTGCATTGAATTGAAGTGCAAAGATGGCTCCCAAGTATAAGGATCATACGCCTCGGTTGCATCAGTATGTATCTTCTCTCCTTTAGGTGGATGTATAGTATAGGAGGGTATTTGGCTAACATGTTCTTGGTAGTCTTGGTAAATGGATGCCTTCTACACTCGATGCCCATCATGAATGGCTGGGAGGTGTCATTGCACATGTCGACAGCAAGGAATCTCATGACCTTCATCCCGTGATTCAGGAATTCCAGGACCTCATTGAAAACAACACTCGCGTATACCTGCTCATCTCCGCCATGTTTAACGAGCTCCCTCGAAACAGAACGTACTCTAAGGATCCTACCGGCTGTCCCCAAATGCAGGACTACAAGCACATGTTACGTGTGCTGAACCATCTCATAACCACTGCCCCCTCATGGAACGACTTTTCTCACCGTGTAGGACTGGTCGGGTTGCCTATTAATGCGGTCTTGGATTGGCCGATGGGTACTCCGAGTGGTTATGCTGCGTTCCTGGATCCAGATGTCAACCGCATGATTAAGAAGGTGCTTAATGCATGGGGCGATTTCCTCAAGTCACCTGAATCAGCTAAGGTGCTGGATGATTCGAAGTACGGGTGGTTTGGCGAGACAGCCAAGTCTGatctggaggaggtgggcAATGTGCAGAAGACGAACTATTCGTTCGAGGAGTTGTATGTCTGCGACCCGTCGGCAGAGCATCATGGCTTCAACTCTTGGGATCATTTCTTCACTCGGTTGTTCCGAGAGGGTATCCGTCCCGTTGCCTCACCCAGTGACGACAAGGTCATTGCCAATGCGTGTGAGTCGCAGCCATACAAGGTCGCGTATGATGTTAAGGCGCGCGATCAGTTCTGGATCAAGAGCCAGCCATACTCGGTATACGATATGGTGGGGTGTGATCCGTTGGCCAAGCAGTTCGAGGGCGGCACGGTCTACCAGGCGTTCTTGAGTGCATTGAGCTATCACCGCTGGCATGCACCGGTGTCCGGGAAGATCGTCAAGGCGTATGTCGTGGATGGAACGTACTATTCTGAGCCGTTGTTCGAGGGCATCGGAGACCCGgatccatccaaccaacaTGGGATTGATAGTGCTGGTGAGGTCATGTCTCAGGAATACCTGACCGCCACGGCAACACGTGCTGTTATATTTATCGAGTGCGACAACCCTGATATTGGGCTCATGGCGTTCCTGGGCGTGGGCATGTGCGAGGTCTCGACCTGTGAGATTACCGTCTCCGAGGGCCAGCATGTGTCCAAGGGTGATCAGATTGGTATGTTCCATTTCGGTGGCTCCACGCATTGTCTGCTCTTCCGGAAGGGGGTCAATGTCCAGGGATTCCCATCGCCTAAGCTGCGACATAACGTGCCTGTCAGAAGCCagctggcggtggtgggttgAGTAGTTAGTGTGGATCTGGATGTATATATGGCCACAAAAATAGTTACGATCTTTGTATATGACTGAAGACGATTACATATACGTACAGTATTCTGACAAAGAGCAAACTAAAGAGACATGAAGGCTCACTGATtcaagataaaataaaagaaatcttaTTCTTTAACACTAGTTTGTAGTATACTTCCCAAGATGGATTTCTCGGCGTTCATCTCGCTCCAGTCGCCACATGacccacaacatcatccgcCAAAACAAAGcgctccttctttctttcctcttcccacaAGGACACCCACCTCACATTTTCGCCATGATTTGAACCGACTCCACTGGCTGATATTGCTCAGTAGCCCATTTCATGATTAACTGGATtaccccatccatctcctctcgGGTATTGTCTGCGTGGATCATCAACCGTACTCGACCCGTTCCCTTGGGCACAGTAGGGTAACCAACGGAATTTACCCAATATCCTGCCCGCCGCAGCCTCTTGCACAAGTTGTGGGATTGCTTAGGCTTCGTGATTACTGGAACTATCGGTGACTTGAATGGCCTGGTATACCATGTTTTCTCAGTGGGCAGGGTAAGGATGCTTCGCTGTTTGGTATCCTCCCACTGAGGGTGTTTTGTCAAGGTATAATAGAAGTACCATATGTTCTCTTGCAGACGTTGCTGGCGCTGCAACATGGAGATCAGTACTGCTGACATTTTACGAGGGTGACAGGACATACCCTGTGTCCTTCCTGGGTGGCCAGTATCTCATAGGCTGCGCGAACAGCTGCCACGGTTGTGAAAGATGGCGCCGTGGTGAATATGATGTTCCGCCCATAGTTGATTAGTGCTTCTTTGATTGTCGAATTGCATAATACCACCGCTAGTCACTAATGTTAGCATTGTCAATTTTCGAACAATGATGGGTCGTCGTACCTCCCGATGACGCCAGTGCTTTTCCACAGGTATGTAACCTGATCGAGAACTCATTCTCAAGTCCATACAATGAGACGACTCCTGAGCCATGTGGCCCAATGATGCCATTAGAATGTGCTTCGTCGATTGAAAGGATATAGTTCCCTCGAGGCAGAGTGTCATAGGCAACCTTTACAATCTCGTGAAGAGGAGCCACATCTCCATCCATGCTATAGATTGACTCGATTGGGATATACACAAGTCGTTTACCTTCTGCCACTTCAGAATTTTGGTCCCGGACCTCTTCCAAGCGTTGTCGCAGAGAAAGGCTGTCGTTGTGACGGAAGGAAATGCTCTTAGCTCGTCCCAGCCGCATGCCCTCGCGAATGCTAGAATGCACTAGCTCGTCGAAGACAATGAAGTCCCCGGGCTGCGGAATCGCGGAGAAGATGGCGCTATTGGCATCATACCCGGATCCAAAAAATATAGCGTCCTCGGAATTGTGAAAATGAGCCAGATCACGTTCAATATCCAATATGAATCGCTTTGTGCCCTCGAAGCAACGCGAGGAATTGGTCCCAATAGTGAAATGGGGATGTCTTTCAAGCTGGTGAAGAAAAGCCTCGGTCAAGAGTCCGGACGCTGAGAGGGACAATGTATCATTTGATCCAAAGTCCACTGTCCCTTCAAACTCGTCTGGCGAGCCTGGCTCATATAATCTTCCCTCCGCGCGACGGCGGTCCAGCAAGACTTGGAGTTTTTGACAAAGAATATCTCTTCCGATGCTCATATTGTATAGAAGACTTGAAAGTGTCTTTCGAACTGTTCACTAATTGACAGCTTCTTGCCTTATATACCCAGAAGCTGGCGATCATTTCCCTCCTGCCTGTGCAGGACCTCCGTGTGCAAGGAATGACAGCGTACTCATATTGTGCGTACCACATATCCTTTTGGCCAACCTAAGTAGATTGACATCTGATAGAATGACCACGTAATGCGTCATTTGAGGGATAAAATCCAATGACCTTGTGGCCATGACGGTGATGCAGTGGATCATCTACTTCCATTTTTCTAGAATACCCACTTTATTGAAAAGCACGTCAGTGTGACCGTAACTTCCCCAGGATACCCGGCCATGGTCCATATATGATTGAGGGATCTGAGCGTGCGCGGCACCGACGATGTCAACCAATATGCCATGCGGTAGTC
The window above is part of the Aspergillus luchuensis IFO 4308 DNA, chromosome 8, nearly complete sequence genome. Proteins encoded here:
- a CDS encoding phosphatidylserine decarboxylase family protein (COG:I;~EggNog:ENOG410PKI5;~InterPro:IPR022237,IPR003817;~PFAM:PF12588,PF02666;~go_function: GO:0004609 - phosphatidylserine decarboxylase activity [Evidence IEA];~go_process: GO:0008654 - phospholipid biosynthetic process [Evidence IEA]) → MPSTLDAHHEWLGGVIAHVDSKESHDLHPVIQEFQDLIENNTRVYLLISAMFNELPRNRTYSKDPTGCPQMQDYKHMLRVLNHLITTAPSWNDFSHRVGLVGLPINAVLDWPMGTPSGYAAFLDPDVNRMIKKVLNAWGDFLKSPESAKVLDDSKYGWFGETAKSDLEEVGNVQKTNYSFEELYVCDPSAEHHGFNSWDHFFTRLFREGIRPVASPSDDKVIANACESQPYKVAYDVKARDQFWIKSQPYSVYDMVGCDPLAKQFEGGTVYQAFLSALSYHRWHAPVSGKIVKAYVVDGTYYSEPLFEGIGDPDPSNQHGIDSAGEVMSQEYLTATATRAVIFIECDNPDIGLMAFLGVGMCEVSTCEITVSEGQHVSKGDQIGMFHFGGSTHCLLFRKGVNVQGFPSPKLRHNVPVRSQLAVVG
- a CDS encoding aminotransferase class I/II-fold pyridoxal phosphate-dependent enzyme (COG:E;~EggNog:ENOG410PFSG;~InterPro:IPR004839,IPR015424,IPR015421,IPR015422;~PFAM:PF00155;~go_function: GO:0003824 - catalytic activity [Evidence IEA];~go_function: GO:0030170 - pyridoxal phosphate binding [Evidence IEA];~go_process: GO:0009058 - biosynthetic process [Evidence IEA]); translation: MSIGRDILCQKLQVLLDRRRAEGRLYEPGSPDEFEGTVDFGSNDTLSLSASGLLTEAFLHQLERHPHFTIGTNSSRCFEGTKRFILDIERDLAHFHNSEDAIFFGSGYDANSAIFSAIPQPGDFIVFDELVHSSIREGMRLGRAKSISFRHNDSLSLRQRLEEVRDQNSEVAEGKRLVYIPIESIYSMDGDVAPLHEIVKVAYDTLPRGNYILSIDEAHSNGIIGPHGSGVVSLYGLENEFSIRLHTCGKALASSGAVVLCNSTIKEALINYGRNIIFTTAPSFTTVAAVRAAYEILATQEGHRRQQRLQENIWYFYYTLTKHPQWEDTKQRSILTLPTEKTWYTRPFKSPIVPVITKPKQSHNLCKRLRRAGYWVNSVGYPTVPKGTGRVRLMIHADNTREEMDGVIQLIMKWATEQYQPVESVQIMAKM